From Desulfosporosinus acidiphilus SJ4, one genomic window encodes:
- a CDS encoding antitoxin VbhA family protein, which translates to MTDEQIEHCIAQVDGSFAMEGMSLTEEDKKVLRRFAKGEITMEQVIASAREIYGHSNEK; encoded by the coding sequence ATGACAGATGAGCAGATCGAGCATTGCATAGCTCAGGTAGATGGGAGCTTTGCCATGGAGGGAATGTCTCTGACGGAAGAGGACAAAAAGGTTCTTAGACGGTTTGCTAAAGGTGAAATCACTATGGAGCAGGTCATAGCAAGTGCGAGGGAAATTTACGGTCATAGCAACGAAAAATGA
- a CDS encoding replication/maintenance protein RepL, whose amino-acid sequence MEIERVGKLSKNTITTEFDLETGEIKRQYAVVEIQRKQIPGGFFMAMQEGFTYLAKLDLTGEQLKVLFYIMGKLDFENYILLQQKEVAEALNMRQPHVSRAFVRLVEAGVIHEGPKVGKVKTYRLDPSFGWKGKGKNYVKEVNRLRLVRGGKHLSKKEN is encoded by the coding sequence ATGGAAATTGAAAGGGTGGGGAAACTCAGTAAAAATACAATTACAACTGAGTTCGATTTAGAAACAGGTGAGATTAAAAGACAGTATGCCGTTGTAGAAATCCAGAGAAAACAAATACCGGGAGGTTTTTTTATGGCGATGCAAGAGGGATTTACATATCTAGCGAAACTTGATTTAACTGGAGAACAACTCAAAGTTTTATTTTATATCATGGGGAAATTGGACTTTGAAAATTATATTCTGCTTCAGCAAAAAGAAGTTGCTGAAGCCTTAAACATGAGGCAACCACACGTTTCTAGAGCTTTTGTCCGTCTTGTTGAAGCAGGAGTTATTCATGAAGGCCCGAAGGTTGGTAAAGTCAAAACTTATCGCCTAGATCCGTCTTTCGGCTGGAAAGGCAAAGGTAAAAACTATGTAAAAGAGGTCAACAGATTGCGGTTAGTAAGAGGGGGAAAACATCTTTCTAAAAAGGAGAATTAA